A single window of Candidatus Rhabdochlamydia oedothoracis DNA harbors:
- a CDS encoding M23 family metallopeptidase — protein sequence MIMDIKNPAGNYLAIHKSENEIIVILANLMKGSLLVKRGDVVKKGQLIARVGNSGLTSEPYLHIHAVLNHIGDFLFMGEGIPITFNQRFLVRNDLIC from the coding sequence ATGATCATGGATATAAAAAATCCAGCCGGGAATTACTTGGCTATTCATAAAAGTGAAAATGAAATCATTGTTATTTTAGCAAATTTGATGAAGGGATCTCTTCTGGTTAAAAGAGGAGATGTAGTTAAAAAAGGTCAACTCATTGCTAGAGTCGGGAACTCCGGTCTTACATCAGAGCCCTATCTACATATTCATGCGGTATTAAATCATATAGGAGACTTTTTATTTATGGGAGAAGGCATTCCTATAACATTTAATCAGCGATTTCTTGTTCGTAATGATCTCATTTGCTAG